The following proteins are co-located in the Camelina sativa cultivar DH55 chromosome 12, Cs, whole genome shotgun sequence genome:
- the LOC104732216 gene encoding casein kinase 1-like protein 11 isoform X2, which produces MDRNQKMDHVIGGKFKLGRKLGSGSFGELYLGINIQTGEEVAVKLEPVKTRHPQLQYESKIYMFLQGGTGVPHLKWFGVEGEYSCMVIDLLGPSLEDLFNYCKRIFSLKCVLMLADQLLCRVEYMHSRGFLHRDIKPDNFLMGLGRKANQVYIIDFGLAKKYKDLQTQKHIPYRENKNLTGTARYASVNTHLGIEQSRRDDLESLGYVLMYFLRGSLPWQGLKAGTKKQKYDKISEKKMLTSVETLCKSYPSEFTSYFHYCRSLRFEDKPDYSYLRRLFRDLFIREGYQLDYVFDWTISKYPQSGSSSRPRPSPRPALDPPGPPAERAEKPTGQDLRGRFTGALEAFTRRNVSSQGAHGDRSRHRSSDDIPSSAKEVHESRNGSTSKRGLISNSRPGSSAEPSENHSSRLFSSGSRHATTQRVQQSYESKQTSAAARPGHEDAIRSFELLTIGGSGKKRK; this is translated from the exons atggatcgGAATCAAAAGATGGATCATGTTATCGGCGGGAAGTTTAAGTTGGGTAGGAAGCTCGGAAGTGGATCCTTCGGGGAACTTTATTTAG GGATCAATATCCAAACTGGAGAAGAAGTCGCTGTTAAGCTG GAACCTGTGAAGACGAGGCATCCTCAATTGCAGTATGAatcgaaaatatatatgtttcttcaaGGAGGAA cgGGTGTTCCCCATCTCAAATGGTTTGGAGTTGAGGGTGAATACAGTTGTATGGTTATCGACCTTCTTGGGCCTAGCTTGGAGGACTTGTTCAATTACTGCAAGCgaatattttcattaaaatgtGTTCTAATGCTCGCAGATCAATTG TTATGTAGAGTTGAGTACATGCATTCGCGGGGTTTTCTTCACCGCGACATTAAACCAGACAACTTTTTGATGGGTCTTGGGCGCAAAGCAAACCAG GTGTATATCATTGATTTTGGCCTTGCTAAAAAATACAAGGATCTTCAGACACAAAAGCATATACCATACAG GGAAAACAAGAATCTTACAGGAACTGCTCGGTATGCAAGTGTGAACACACACCTTGGGATTG AGCAAAGTAGAAGAGATGATTTGGAGTCACTTGGTTATGTGTTGATGTATTTTCTACGAGGAAG TCTTCCGTGGCAAGGTTTAAAAGCTGGTACAAAGAAGCAGAAGTATGACAAGATTAGTGAAAAGAAGATGCTTACTTCTGTAGAG ACTCTTTGCAAGTCATATCCATCAGAGTTCACCTCGTATTTCCATTACTGTCGATCATTGAGATTTGAGGACAAACCAGATTATTCATATCTGAGAAGACTTTTCAGGGACCTTTTCATTCGTGAAG GTTATCAGCTCGATTACGTGTTTGATTGGACAATCTCAAAATATCCTCAGTCTGGCTCTAGTTCGAGACCAAGG CCATCCCCAAGACCAGCATTGGACCCTCCAGGACCACCTGCAGAAAGAGCTGAAAAGCCTACAG GACAGGACCTGCGAGGAAGATTTACAGGCGCacttgaggcattcaccagacGAAATGTTTCAAGCCAAGGCGCTCATGGTGACCGCTCTAGACACCGATCTTCTGATGATATACCCTCTTCTGCCAAGGAAGTG CACGAGTCTCGAAATGGAAGTACCTCAAAGAGAGGTCTGATATCAAATAGCAGACCTGGCTCATCAGCGGAGCCAAGCGAGAACCACTCAAGCCGACTATTTTCAAGTGGATCACGCCATGCCACAACCCAACGGGTTCAACAGAGCTATGAATCCAAGCAAACATCTGCAGCTGCAAGGCCTGGACATGAGGATGCCATTAGAAGCTTCGAGCTCCTCACCATTGGCGGCTCTGGGAAAAAGAGGAAATGA
- the LOC104732216 gene encoding casein kinase 1-like protein 11 isoform X1, protein MDRNQKMDHVIGGKFKLGRKLGSGSFGELYLGINIQTGEEVAVKLEPVKTRHPQLQYESKIYMFLQGGTGVPHLKWFGVEGEYSCMVIDLLGPSLEDLFNYCKRIFSLKCVLMLADQLLCRVEYMHSRGFLHRDIKPDNFLMGLGRKANQVYIIDFGLAKKYKDLQTQKHIPYRENKNLTGTARYASVNTHLGIEQSRRDDLESLGYVLMYFLRGSLPWQGLKAGTKKQKYDKISEKKMLTSVETLCKSYPSEFTSYFHYCRSLRFEDKPDYSYLRRLFRDLFIREGYQLDYVFDWTISKYPQSGSSSRPRPSPRPALDPPGPPAERAEKPTVGQDLRGRFTGALEAFTRRNVSSQGAHGDRSRHRSSDDIPSSAKEVHESRNGSTSKRGLISNSRPGSSAEPSENHSSRLFSSGSRHATTQRVQQSYESKQTSAAARPGHEDAIRSFELLTIGGSGKKRK, encoded by the exons atggatcgGAATCAAAAGATGGATCATGTTATCGGCGGGAAGTTTAAGTTGGGTAGGAAGCTCGGAAGTGGATCCTTCGGGGAACTTTATTTAG GGATCAATATCCAAACTGGAGAAGAAGTCGCTGTTAAGCTG GAACCTGTGAAGACGAGGCATCCTCAATTGCAGTATGAatcgaaaatatatatgtttcttcaaGGAGGAA cgGGTGTTCCCCATCTCAAATGGTTTGGAGTTGAGGGTGAATACAGTTGTATGGTTATCGACCTTCTTGGGCCTAGCTTGGAGGACTTGTTCAATTACTGCAAGCgaatattttcattaaaatgtGTTCTAATGCTCGCAGATCAATTG TTATGTAGAGTTGAGTACATGCATTCGCGGGGTTTTCTTCACCGCGACATTAAACCAGACAACTTTTTGATGGGTCTTGGGCGCAAAGCAAACCAG GTGTATATCATTGATTTTGGCCTTGCTAAAAAATACAAGGATCTTCAGACACAAAAGCATATACCATACAG GGAAAACAAGAATCTTACAGGAACTGCTCGGTATGCAAGTGTGAACACACACCTTGGGATTG AGCAAAGTAGAAGAGATGATTTGGAGTCACTTGGTTATGTGTTGATGTATTTTCTACGAGGAAG TCTTCCGTGGCAAGGTTTAAAAGCTGGTACAAAGAAGCAGAAGTATGACAAGATTAGTGAAAAGAAGATGCTTACTTCTGTAGAG ACTCTTTGCAAGTCATATCCATCAGAGTTCACCTCGTATTTCCATTACTGTCGATCATTGAGATTTGAGGACAAACCAGATTATTCATATCTGAGAAGACTTTTCAGGGACCTTTTCATTCGTGAAG GTTATCAGCTCGATTACGTGTTTGATTGGACAATCTCAAAATATCCTCAGTCTGGCTCTAGTTCGAGACCAAGG CCATCCCCAAGACCAGCATTGGACCCTCCAGGACCACCTGCAGAAAGAGCTGAAAAGCCTACAG TAGGACAGGACCTGCGAGGAAGATTTACAGGCGCacttgaggcattcaccagacGAAATGTTTCAAGCCAAGGCGCTCATGGTGACCGCTCTAGACACCGATCTTCTGATGATATACCCTCTTCTGCCAAGGAAGTG CACGAGTCTCGAAATGGAAGTACCTCAAAGAGAGGTCTGATATCAAATAGCAGACCTGGCTCATCAGCGGAGCCAAGCGAGAACCACTCAAGCCGACTATTTTCAAGTGGATCACGCCATGCCACAACCCAACGGGTTCAACAGAGCTATGAATCCAAGCAAACATCTGCAGCTGCAAGGCCTGGACATGAGGATGCCATTAGAAGCTTCGAGCTCCTCACCATTGGCGGCTCTGGGAAAAAGAGGAAATGA
- the LOC104732217 gene encoding kinesin-like protein KIN-10A, giving the protein MVPTPSSARSNQTPYTVIRTPQTKQRLNFHSKPPNPDGSKDPTPPEHPVEVIGRIRDYPDRKERPASILQVNPDNQTVRVRADVGYRDFTLDGVSFSEQEGLEDFYKKFIEERIKGVKVGNKCTIMMYGPTGAGKSHTMFGCGKQPGIVYRSLKDILGDSDQDGVTFVQVTVLEVYNEEIYDLLSTNSSNNLGIGWPKGASTKVRLEVMGKKAKNATFISGTEAGKISKEIVKVEKRRIVKSTLCNERSSRSHCIIILDVPTVGGRLMLVDMAGSENIDQAGQTGFEAKMQTAKINQGNIALKRVVESIANGDSHVPFRDSKLTMLLQDSFEDDKSKILMILCASPDPKEMHKTLCTLEYGAKAKCIVRGSHTPNKDKNGGDESASAVILGSRIAAMDEFILKLQSEKKQQEKERNDAQKQLKKKEEEIAALRSLLTRKEASATNEEEINEKVNERTQLVKSELEKKLEECRRMAEEFVEMERRRMEERIVQQQEELEMMRRRLEEIEVEFRRSRDGGSVDETSGFAKRLRSLYSDDDPGMVKSMDLDMGEPEPAKHIWGVSHQSSNTTSSNFTNILQPKPAENMLTQMFPDRVCLSTVFEEEEVEEEEEKVIVEDKSICLVTTPMPSFNSEGVSKENCFNSADDKESASSRRLRIQNIFTLCGNQRELSQHGGHEEDQANNDAPLDKKDNQLYPTTNKAEALAVEEAKENKISVDERKDGQIDIYVKWETTADNPRKPITTLRVTKDATLADLRKLIEIYLGSDNQAFTFLKLGEPCGAQVAKEKESTVQASSLPFCNGHAYLATLRPGKSSQLQSLTPASPLPLTPIENKMQFTTPISRVTPSHQVDEFSSPNLAAHLSSTPFITTRRH; this is encoded by the exons ATGGTACCGACGCCGTCATCTGCAAGATCGAATCAAACCCCATACACTGTAATCAGAACTCCACAAACCAAACAACGCCTCAATTTCCACTCAAAACCCCCAAACCCAGATGgatctaaagacccaactccaCCGGAGCATCCAGTCGAAGTAATCGGACGGATCCGTGATTACCCAGATCGGAAAGAGAGACCAGCTTCGATCTTGCAGGTTAACCCAGATAACCAAACGGTACGAGTCAGAGCTGATGTTGGGTACAGAGATTTCACACTCGATGGTGTTTCTTTCTCGGAGCAAGAAGGTCTTGAAGATTTTTACAAGAAGTTTATTGAAGAGAGGATCAAAGGTGTCAAGGTTGGGAATAAATGCACGATTATGATGTATGGACCAACTGGTGCAGGGAAGAGTCATACGATGTTTGGTTGTGGGAAGCAGCCTGGGATTGTGTATCGATCTTTGAAGGATATTTTGGGTGATTCTGATCAAGATGGTGTTACTTTTGTACAAGTCACTGTTCTGGAGGTTTATAATGAGGAGATTTATGATCTTCTTTCCACTAATAGTAGTAACAATTTAGGGATTGGTTGGCCTAAAGGAGCAAGCACCAAA GTTAGGCTTGAAGTAATGGGGAAAAAGGCGAAAAACGCAACCTTCATATCAGGGACAGAGGCTGGAAAGATTTCTAAAGAAATTGTGAAAGTGGAGAAACGGAGGATTGTGAAAAGTACTCTTTGCAATGAACGAAGTTCCCGGAGTCACTGCATT ATCATACTTGATGTGCCAACTGTTGGGGGAAGGTTGATGCTTGTTGACATGGCTGGTTCAGAAAATATAGACCAAGCTGGCCAGACCGGATTTGAAGCAAAGATGCAA ACAGCTAAGATCAATCAGGGAAATATTGCTCTGAAGCGTGTTGTGGAGTCTATTGCAAATGGAGACTCCCACGTACCCTTTAGAGACAGCAAGCTGACCATGCTCCTCCAG GACTCTTTTGAAGATGACAAGTCAAAGATTCTAATGATCTTGTGTGCGAGCCCAGATCCAAAGGAAATGCACAAGACTCTCTGTACTCTAGAGTATGGAGCAAAAGCAAAGTGCATAGTTCGTGGGTCTCATACTCCAAACAAAGATAAGAATGGAGGTGATGAGTCTGCTTCCGCTGTTATTTTGGGATCAAGAATAGCTGCGATGGATGAGTTTATTCTCAAACTCCAGTCTGAGAAGaagcaacaagaaaaagaaaggaatgaTGCACAAaagcagctgaagaagaaggaagaggaaatTGCTGCTTTACGATCCCTACTAACACGAAAGGAAGCAAGTGCTACCAATGAAGAGGAGATAAATGAAAAAGTAAACGAAAGAACCCAACTTGTGAAATCGGAACTAGAGAAGAAACTCGAAGAATGCAGAAGAATGGCTGAGGAATTTGTTGAGATGGAGAGAAGGAGAATGGAGGAAAGGATTGTGCAACAACAAGAGGAACTGGAGATGATGAGGAGACGTTTAGAGGAAATTGAGGTTGAGTTTCGGCGCTCAAGGGATGGAGGAAGTGTTGATGAAACTAGCGGGTTTGCCAAAAGACTCAGGAGTCTTTACTCTGATGATGATCCTGGTATGGTTAAGTCAATGGACCTTGACATGGGTGAACCAGAACCAGCCAAGCATATATGGGGGGTTTCACACCAATCAAGCAACACAACCAGCAGCAACTTCACCAACATTTTGCAACCAAAACCTGCAGAGAATATGCTAACGCAGATGTTCCCTGACCGGGTATGCTTGAGCACtgtctttgaagaagaagaggttgaagaagaggaagaaaaagtgATAGTTGAGGATAAAAGCATCTGCTTAGTAACAACACCAATGCCTAGTTTCAACTCTGAAGGTGTGAGTAAAGAGAACTGCTTCAACAGTGCGGATGACAAAGAATCAGCCTCGTCAAGAAGGTTGagaattcaaaatattttcaccCTTTGTGGCAATCAGAGAGAGCTGTCACAACACGGTGGACATGAGGAGGATCAAGCCAATAATGATGCACCACTTGATAAGAAAGACAATCAGTTGTATCCTACAACGAATAAGGCTGAAGCACTAGCAGTGGAAGAagcaaaggaaaacaaaatctcaGTCGATGAAAGGAAAGACGGTCAGATAGATATCTATGTTAAATGGGAAACAACTGCTGATAACCCTCGAAAGCCCATAACAACACTCAGAGTTACAAAGGATGCAACACTAGCTGACTTGAGGAAGCTTATTGAGATCTACCTTGGATCTGATAACCAGGCTTTTACCTTTCTCAAGCTCGGG GAACCATGTGGAGCTCAAGTGGCAAAGGAGAAAGAATCAACAGTTCAAGCTTCAAGCCTTCCTTTCTGCAATGGACATGCTTACCTCGCTACCTTGAGACCGGGAAAGAGCTCACAGCTACAAAGTCTTACACCGGCAAGTCCCCTTCCACTAACTCCCATAGAAAACAAGATGCAATTTACTACGCCCATCTCAAGAGTGACGCCCAGCCACCAAGTTGATGAATTTTCATCACCCAATCTCGCAGCTCATCTCAGCTCCACTCCGTTCATCACTACTAGAAGACATTAG
- the LOC104732218 gene encoding 60S ribosomal protein L36a has product MVNIPKTKNTYCKNKECKKHTLHKVTQYKKGKDSLAAQGKRRYDRKQSGYGGQTKPVFHKKAKTTKKIVLRLQCQSCKHFSQRPIKRCKHFEIGGDKKGKGTSLF; this is encoded by the exons ATG GTGAACATTCCTAAAACTAAGAACACCTACTGCAAGAACAAGGAATGCAAGAAGCATACCTTGCACAAGGTGACCCAGTATAAGAAGGGTAAAGACAGTCTCGCTGCCCAGGGAAAGCGTCGTTATGACCGCAAGCAATCTGGGTATGGAGGTCAGACCAAGCCCGTCTTCCACAAGAAG GCTAAGACAACCAAGAAGATTGTCCTGAGGCTTCAGTGCCAAAGTTGCAAGCATTTCTCCCAACGCCCTATTAAG AGGTGCAAGCACTTTGAGATCGGTGGAGACAAGAAGGGAAAGGGAACATCTCTCTTTTAA